From Hydra vulgaris chromosome 15, alternate assembly HydraT2T_AEP, one genomic window encodes:
- the LOC100206775 gene encoding potassium voltage-gated channel subfamily C member 1: MNKRSSFHDLRKVRTTDRVIINVGGVKHECFIHTIKAFPDTRLYWIAETALKVKDFDPGSNEFFFDRHAGCFQNILNYFRTGKLHCPNDVCGPLFQQELEFWGVDELMMEPCCWGNYTQHRDAHKNLKMFDEMVKNESNAYEELDNRKYSYTSSCWKQTIQIYRPTVWALLDKPFSSKYAQFVAFFSMVVIIASMITFCLQTVPRFFKYQRTFELLEYIYCAIFTVEFFTRLACCPSYKSFFRSILTYVDFVSTIQFYISFVLKTSSFDFLFVTRLIRIFRLFRFFKQLSGMQVIAQTLKASMNELMLLFLLVMIPMVIFSTLIYYAEKSANTLSSASIPEYFWWAIVTMTTVGYGDVVPQSIYAKIVGAMCACSGLLIVALPVSVIGSNFTLFYSYAQARMKLPQRKNLLNVDKSLVTDNQEDSLFTKMLNLSTSSQKRRYAIQPPVFQHSLQVILSSRSSLNSVIEDATLENATLEDSQVVIKDNKVLKLSE; the protein is encoded by the exons atgAATAAACGGAGCAGTTTTCATGATCTACGAAAAGTAAGAACAACAGATAGAGTCATTATAAATGTTGGAGGAGTAAAGCACGAATGCTTTATACATACAATAAAAGCTTTTCCGGACACTCGTCTATATTGGATTGCTGAAAcagctttaaaagtaaaagatttcgATCCCGGATCTAACGAGTTTTTTTTTGATCGTCACGCTGGTTGCTTTCAGaatattttaaactactttagAACAGGAAAGTTACATTGTCCAAATGATGTTTGTGGACCACTTTTTCaacag gAACTTGAGTTTTGGGGAGTTGATGAACTGATGATGGAACCTTGTTGCTGGGGAAACTACACGCAGCATCGAGATgctcataaaaatttaaaaatgtttgatgaaatggttaaaaatgaaagtaatgCTTACGAAGAACTCGATAATAGAAAATACAGCTATACCAGTAGTTGTTGGAAACAAACCATTCAAATTTATCGACCAACAGTATGGGCACTGCTAGATAAACCGTTTTCATCAAAATATGCACAg tttgtagCATTTTTTTCAATGGTAGTGATTATTGCTTCAATGATAACATTTTGTTTGCAAACTGTAcccagattttttaaatatcagcGAACATTTGAGTTACTTGAATATATTTACTGTGCAATATTTACTGTAGAGTTCTTTACACGATTAGCTTGCTGCCCTTCTTACAAGTCGTTTTTTCGATCTATTTTGACCTATGTGGATTTTGTTTCAACTATTCAATTTTACATATCTTTTGTTTTGAAAACCAGtagttttgactttttatttgtGACCCGCCTAATACGAATATTTCGTTTATttcgattttttaaacaacttagcGGGATGCAAGTTATTGCTCAAACGTTAAAAGCAAGCATGAATGAGCTGATGTTATTGTTCTTGTTGGTGATGATTCCAATGGTTATTTTTTCCACACTCATCTATTACGCTGAAAAG agtgcAAACACATTGTCTTCAGCAAGTATTCCAGAATACTTTTGGTGGGCAATCGTTACAATGACGACAGTTGGTTACGGAGATGTG gttCCCCAATcaatttatgcaaaaattgtTGGAGCAATGTGCGCATGTTCAGGCTTATTAATAGTTGCTCTACCAGTTTCGGTAATAGGAAGCAACTTTACATTATTTTACTCTTATGCGCAAGCTAGAATGAAACTTCCCCAACGAAAGAACCTTTTAAATGTAGATAAAAGTCTTGTTACTGATAATCAAG AGGATTCCCTTTTTACTAAAATGCTTAATTTGTCAACATCAAGTCAAAAGAGACGTTACGCTATTCAACCACCAGTGTTTCAGCATTCTTTACAGGTTATTCTATCATCAAGATCATCCTTAAATTCTGTAATAGAAGATGCTACTTTAGAAAATGCTACATTAGAAGATTCTCAAGTtgttattaaagataataaagttCTAAAACTTTCCGAATGA